A genomic region of Chthoniobacterales bacterium contains the following coding sequences:
- a CDS encoding DEAD/DEAH box helicase family protein encodes MNEAETRAEHVDPALKAAGWGVVEGSRVRREYPITLGRLEGHGRRGKALKADYILEYRNTKLAVVEAKAWDEGLTEGVAQAKDYAGKLAIRFTYATNGQGIYGIDMREGAEDDVPVFPTPDELWARTFAEANAWRDRFAAVPFEDRGGFFQSRYYQDIAIERVLGAIAGGRARVLLTLATGTGKTFIAFQIAWKLFHSRWNVPDWKTGVPPTRRPRILFLADRNVLANQAYNAFSAFPEDALVRIDPADIRKKGKVPKNGSLFFTIFQTFMSGEGETPYFGEYPPDFFDFIVIDECHRGGASDESTWRAILEYFSPAVQLGLTATPKRKDNVDTYKYFGEPAFIYSLKEGINDGFLTPFRVRQISTTLDEYRYTSDDKVVHGEIDEGRLYVEEDFNRSIVIDERERKRVDIFLSQIGPLEKTLVFCANQNHARDIRDTINQTNKSKDSHYCVRVTADDGALGDQYLRDFQDNEKTSPTVLTTSQKLSTGVDARNVRNIVLLRSVNSMIEFKQIIGRGTRLYEGKDYFTIFDFVKAYLHFSDPEWDGEPEGEEPCPKCHTRPCECVKPPPEPCLVCGESPCVCKKEPCPKCQKMLCECRKREKVKVKLADGKARNIQHMMATTFWHPDGTPMSAQQFMEMLFGKLPEFFRSEEELRELWSAPETRAKLLQGLEEKGIGREQMAEMQKIIDAENSDLFDVLAYVAYALPTLTREERAAKAKVEISTHFNSKQQVFLDFVLSHYVTQGVEELDQQKLTPLLQLKYHAIADALAELGGVKQVREVFSGFQKYLYQDVA; translated from the coding sequence ATGAACGAAGCCGAGACGCGCGCCGAGCATGTCGACCCCGCTTTGAAGGCGGCGGGCTGGGGTGTCGTCGAGGGGAGTCGTGTGCGGCGCGAGTATCCGATCACGCTTGGGCGGCTCGAAGGGCACGGGCGGCGCGGGAAGGCGCTCAAGGCCGACTATATCCTCGAATATCGCAACACGAAGCTGGCCGTCGTCGAGGCGAAGGCGTGGGACGAGGGCCTCACGGAGGGTGTGGCGCAGGCGAAGGACTACGCGGGCAAGCTGGCGATCCGGTTCACCTACGCGACGAACGGGCAGGGGATCTACGGGATCGATATGCGCGAGGGCGCGGAAGACGACGTGCCGGTCTTCCCGACGCCGGACGAGCTGTGGGCGCGCACGTTCGCGGAGGCGAATGCGTGGCGGGATCGCTTCGCGGCGGTGCCGTTCGAGGATCGCGGCGGGTTCTTCCAGTCGCGCTATTACCAGGACATCGCGATCGAGCGCGTGCTGGGCGCGATCGCCGGCGGGCGCGCGCGCGTGCTGCTCACGCTGGCGACGGGCACGGGCAAGACGTTCATCGCCTTCCAGATCGCGTGGAAACTTTTCCACAGCCGGTGGAACGTGCCCGACTGGAAGACGGGCGTGCCGCCCACGCGCCGGCCGCGCATCCTCTTCCTCGCCGATCGCAACGTGCTCGCGAACCAGGCCTACAACGCGTTCTCCGCCTTCCCCGAGGACGCGCTCGTGCGCATCGATCCTGCGGACATTCGCAAGAAGGGCAAGGTGCCGAAGAACGGCAGCCTCTTCTTCACGATCTTCCAGACGTTCATGAGCGGCGAGGGCGAGACGCCCTACTTCGGCGAATACCCGCCGGATTTCTTCGACTTCATCGTGATCGACGAATGCCATCGCGGCGGGGCGAGCGACGAGAGCACGTGGCGCGCAATCCTCGAATACTTCTCGCCCGCCGTGCAACTCGGCCTCACCGCGACGCCGAAGCGCAAGGACAACGTCGATACCTACAAGTATTTTGGCGAGCCGGCCTTCATCTACTCGCTTAAGGAGGGCATCAACGACGGCTTCCTGACGCCTTTCCGAGTGCGCCAGATTTCCACGACGCTCGACGAATACCGCTACACATCCGACGACAAGGTCGTCCACGGCGAGATCGATGAAGGCAGGCTTTACGTCGAGGAGGATTTCAATCGCTCCATCGTGATCGACGAGCGCGAGAGGAAGCGCGTGGACATTTTCCTCAGCCAGATCGGTCCGCTCGAAAAGACGCTCGTCTTCTGCGCGAACCAGAATCACGCGCGCGACATCCGCGACACCATCAACCAGACGAACAAAAGCAAAGACTCGCACTACTGCGTGCGGGTCACGGCGGACGACGGCGCCCTCGGCGACCAATACCTGCGGGACTTTCAGGACAACGAGAAGACGAGTCCGACTGTGCTCACCACCTCGCAGAAGCTCTCGACCGGCGTGGACGCGCGGAACGTGCGCAATATCGTGCTGTTGCGATCCGTGAATTCGATGATCGAGTTCAAGCAGATCATCGGGCGCGGCACGCGGCTCTACGAGGGGAAGGACTACTTCACGATCTTCGATTTCGTGAAGGCGTATCTGCACTTCAGCGATCCGGAATGGGACGGCGAGCCCGAGGGGGAAGAGCCCTGCCCGAAATGCCACACGCGCCCGTGCGAATGCGTGAAGCCGCCGCCGGAGCCGTGCCTCGTTTGCGGGGAGAGTCCGTGCGTTTGCAAAAAAGAGCCGTGCCCGAAATGCCAAAAGATGCTGTGCGAATGCCGCAAGCGCGAAAAAGTGAAGGTCAAGCTCGCCGACGGAAAGGCGCGCAATATCCAGCACATGATGGCCACGACCTTCTGGCATCCCGACGGCACGCCGATGTCCGCGCAGCAGTTCATGGAAATGCTCTTCGGCAAGTTGCCGGAGTTCTTCCGCAGCGAAGAAGAACTCCGCGAGCTTTGGAGCGCTCCGGAAACGCGCGCGAAGCTTCTGCAAGGCCTGGAGGAAAAAGGAATCGGTCGCGAGCAGATGGCGGAGATGCAGAAGATCATCGATGCGGAAAATAGCGACCTCTTCGACGTGCTGGCTTACGTCGCCTATGCGCTGCCGACACTCACCCGCGAGGAACGCGCTGCGAAGGCCAAGGTAGAAATCTCAACGCACTTCAATAGCAAGCAGCAGGTCTTCCTCGATTTCGTTCTCTCTCATTACGTGACGCAGGGCGTCGAAGAACTCGACCAGCAAAAGCTCACACCGCTCTTGCAGCTCAAATATCACGCGATTGCGGACGCTTTGGCGGAACTGGGTGGTGTGAAACAAGTGCGGGAGGTCTTTTCTGGATTTCAAAAGTATCTTTATCAGGACGTGGCGTGA
- a CDS encoding DUF433 domain-containing protein: protein MVATRSPEIVGKGIYTVPDASRLSRVSQRRIRYWLKDLPSEQSKESHGSRLWQGELPPMDDKLALGFLDLQEVRFIDAFLKTGVSWNLMRAAHAIARHRYGIEHPFCTRKFVSDGHHIIEQTGREPDGISYEEVLHGQQVFPQVVQPFLRDLEFSSDDQLLRWWPLGTDRSVVLDPRRQFGQPIIARAGVATEILQAAVKAGQTIEEIADWYELDSDAVRDAVEFEMKLAA from the coding sequence GTGGTTGCTACCCGTTCACCGGAAATCGTTGGTAAGGGCATCTACACTGTCCCCGATGCCTCGCGCCTGAGTCGCGTTTCGCAGCGCCGCATTCGCTACTGGTTGAAGGATCTTCCCTCCGAGCAATCGAAGGAATCCCACGGTTCCCGCCTCTGGCAGGGCGAACTTCCCCCTATGGACGACAAGCTGGCCCTCGGCTTTCTCGATTTGCAGGAAGTGCGTTTCATCGACGCCTTTTTGAAAACCGGCGTCTCATGGAACCTCATGCGTGCGGCTCACGCCATCGCCCGCCACCGCTACGGGATCGAGCATCCCTTCTGCACCCGCAAATTCGTCTCGGATGGTCACCACATCATCGAGCAAACCGGCAGAGAACCCGATGGCATCAGCTACGAGGAAGTTCTGCATGGCCAGCAGGTGTTTCCACAGGTCGTTCAGCCCTTCTTACGCGACTTGGAATTTTCCTCCGACGACCAGCTGCTGCGCTGGTGGCCGCTCGGGACCGATCGCTCCGTCGTGCTCGACCCGCGCAGGCAGTTCGGCCAGCCCATCATCGCCCGCGCGGGCGTCGCGACCGAGATTCTGCAGGCGGCAGTCAAAGCCGGCCAGACCATCGAGGAAATCGCGGATTGGTATGAACTCGATTCCGACGCCGTGCGGGATGCCGTCGAGTTCGAGATGAAACTCGCGGCGTGA
- a CDS encoding nucleotidyltransferase domain-containing protein has protein sequence MNHGLTELTVQRINEVLSRFPEVESAVLFGSRAKGVHRRGSDVDLALRGNDLDWRLPGRIDDALDEMLLPYRFSLILWNDRTDPEVDAHIRRVGVPLYRRNLESPAK, from the coding sequence GTGAACCACGGACTGACAGAGCTGACCGTGCAGCGGATCAATGAGGTGCTGTCGCGTTTTCCGGAGGTGGAGTCGGCGGTGCTGTTCGGCTCGCGTGCGAAGGGCGTGCATCGGAGAGGCTCAGACGTCGATCTGGCACTGCGGGGAAATGATCTCGATTGGCGTTTGCCGGGCCGCATCGACGACGCGCTCGACGAGATGCTCCTGCCATATCGCTTCAGCCTGATTCTTTGGAACGATCGCACCGATCCCGAAGTCGATGCTCACATTAGGCGAGTCGGGGTGCCGCTTTATCGGCGGAATTTGGAATCTCCGGCAAAATAA
- a CDS encoding nucleotidyltransferase substrate binding protein — MKKGMSNPDVRWRQRLQSFRKAFGQLDKAVDLAEERELTDLEQQGLIQAFEFTHELAWNVMKDFLESRGTGGIYGSKDATREAFAKGLIEDGEVWMEMIQSRNRTSHTYNEETAHQITDAIVASYRGEFADFLVTFTELEKEEA; from the coding sequence ATGAAAAAAGGCATGTCGAATCCCGACGTCCGGTGGCGGCAGCGCCTGCAGAGTTTCCGCAAAGCCTTCGGCCAACTCGACAAGGCGGTGGATCTGGCGGAGGAGCGCGAGTTGACCGATCTCGAGCAGCAGGGATTGATTCAAGCCTTCGAGTTCACGCACGAGCTGGCGTGGAACGTGATGAAGGACTTTCTCGAATCCCGCGGGACCGGCGGCATCTATGGATCGAAGGATGCGACGCGCGAGGCTTTCGCCAAAGGACTCATCGAGGATGGCGAGGTCTGGATGGAAATGATCCAGAGCCGCAATCGCACCAGCCACACCTATAACGAGGAGACGGCGCACCAGATCACGGATGCGATCGTCGCGTCCTATCGAGGGGAGTTCGCGGATTTTCTGGTCACATTCACCGAACTCGAGAAGGAGGAGGCGTGA